The Rubidibacter lacunae KORDI 51-2 DNA segment AACCTATAAGGCCTTCTGAACCTGCCGCGGCTTGCCTTCTGGACGTTATGCGTGGGGACATGGTTGCAGGTTGTCTGTTGAAGTCGAAAGACTATCTTCATAGGTCTCTCAATCTTTCGTATCGATTAAAGATCTCATTGGTGATTTTGATAGCTATCTGATTGTGACTCGCTAAACATAAAGCATACAACACAGAGTTTGTCGAGTTTCGCATGAGTACAGGTCTACTAACATGAGGGAAGAGTGATCGCAGCTGTT contains these protein-coding regions:
- a CDS encoding nitrous oxide-stimulated promoter — encoded protein: MKIVFRLQQTTCNHVPTHNVQKASRGRFRRPYRFSTDRLLLRRVKLAVAYLVEEQQIASQQANT